The genome window AGGACTCGTGTTGTGGGAGCGGGATACAGCCAGGGgatggggggctcagggggcacagaggggatggggggctcagggggcacAGAGGGGATGGGGGGCTCAGGGAATCCCGGGGGAATGGAGGGGTCAGGACATTCCCGGGGGATGGAGGGATCAGGACATTCCGGAGGGAATGGAGGAGTCAGGATATTCCCGAGGGGATGGAGGGATCAGGGAATCCCGGGGAATGGAGGGATCAGGACATTCCCGGGGGGATGGAGGGATCAGGATATTCCGGAGGGAATGGAGGGCTCAGGGCACAGCCGGGGCTGCTGGCCACACTCAGCTGCCGCTGCCCGTGGCTCCTGCCCGCTGTCCCCAAGGCCCGGGCtgggctccagggctggcactgccaggggggCTTTAGAAAACCCCACAGCTCCCGCGGCGGgacctgccccatccctgcgAGCCGGGCAGGGAATAGCCCAGGCCCCGCGAGGAGAAGCCGGAGCTGTAGGAGCTCCCGCAATTGCCAAAGGAGCCCCCATAGCCCCCCTGGGAGCCCCCATAGCCCCCATAGCCCCCCAGGGAGCCCCTATAGCCCCCATAGCCCCCCAGGGAGCCCCCATAGCCCCCCAAAGAGCCCCCATAGCCACCCAGGGAGCCCCCATAGCCCCCACAGCTTCCCAGGCCAAAGGAGCCCCCATAGCCCTGGGAGCTCCCATAGCCAAGGGAGCCCCCATAGCCCGGgaagcccccagagcccccagagcccccagacccaaagGAGCCCCTATAACCAcgggagcccccagccccaaaggAGCCCCCATAGCCCTGGGAACCTCCATAAGGTCCCCACCCAAAGGAGCCCCCAGAACCTCCAGCCCCAAAGGAGCCCCCAGAGCCAGAGGAGCCCCCCAAGGCCAGCGGGCCCCCGTaacccccagcacctcccagcccAAAGGAGCCCCCAGAGCCCGAGGAGCTGCGGGAACTGAAGGAAcgccccagccaggctgggcccGACGATCCCACGATGctctcctggggacaggtgcTGAGCAGGGGGCCCGGGAAGGTCACCACCACCGGCGGGGGCTGGATCAGGGCTCTGGACTCGGGGCACTGCTGCACACACGGCTCGTTGGAGCTCTCGGCGATGGGCTGCGGGCAGCTCACCCCACACCACTCGTTGGAGTAGGACATCCTTCTCTGCTGGGCGGCTGCAAACGCACAGCAGGAAGGACTTTAGAGCTAAACCGGCTGAGAAGAACCAAAACTGAGCCCTCTGTGTCTGAAGTATCAAAGGGTAACTGATAAATTCGAAAGTGATATCAAAGAAATCTCATTATTGTACAAACTCCACCTTTAACCTTCCTCTCACCATGATCATCCTCGCTAGAGAAATTCTGTGCTGGATAAATTAAAGGAATCTGTAGCAACCTGTGGCAAAGATTCACTCAAAGGTGTAAAACCAGCGAGAAAGAAgccaagaggaagaggaaaaaaggctcACAGACCTTGTGtagaaatgcagattttaagAATACGAGCGACACCACTTACCTTGCTcgctgcagggatgggaaggagaGGAGTGGATGAAGGGCTGTGGGTGAGCTGAGCTTTTATATCCTCCTCAAAGCCACCCTCCGTGCCTCCCGTCCTCGTTTATTACAAAACCAAGGCGATACCGGGTGCTTCGATTCTGTCACCTCAGCACTGTCCCTCCCAAACTCGAGTGGCTGTGACACAACTGCTGATGGCAATCAGCTCCCTCTGAGGgagatttgaggggatttggggaactTGGGGCTCCGTTAAAGCCAGTCCTGCTTTAGTCCCATTTTAATGTTGTCGAGTTTTATTGGGACATCTTAGTGGCCAAGGTGATTTCCATGGTCGCCACGGAGCCCTTTGTGGTGCCACCTTCACCAGGTGAAGGTCACCCAACCAGACCTAAAATTGTGGCTCTGAGAGGACACAAATTCTCCTTTTAGCTGGGTTGGGATCTATAAAAGTTGTCCCCAAAGAGGCAGAAATTGGCGCAGCCAGAAGAGGCCTCGGCCTAAATCTAATTCCAAACATTTCACGATTTCATTTGAAATCTCGGCTTCAAGAAGTTCATttagaaatacattaaaaatctttattttcttttcccccacccccaaagTACTGaccacagaaaaaagaaagaattcaataaagcagtaataaaataataacataTTTTATTAGGACGAGTCTGGGACATCCTgcagatatttattttctttcctcttgcaaTTGTTTTCTAATTTTACGGTATTGCAAAAGAGAGGCAATAAATTACGTCTAAATTGTAAAATAGCTCTGCTTCTGAAGTGTCATCAGGATTTGCTGATAATAGTGAGAGGCACCTGGAGGATAATGACTTCAATCTGCCTCATAAATACTCATTAATAGTCAGGGCTTGCAATTTCTGTTATTATCCTATTAAATGAAGGCCGGCAGTTATGAGGATTTATTCTGAGTTAGGAGCTCCCTTGTTATGAAATagcatcatttaaaaatatcaatCAATGTCACTCCTCTGGATTCCCTAACCAGCCTCTGATTAATAATTTCAGTGCTGGCAATTATTTGATTTTCATTCATGAGCTCAAATTCTTTCTATTATTAACTATTAATGAGTTTGGGATGATTATGACAAGTACCAAGTGCAGCTTCTTCTGAATTTATGAGGCAGCTTTTTGCTGAAACATCCTGAATTTTAGGGGAGAAATGAAAGTCTGATTGCAAATTATCTGAATTTTCAGGCTTAACCATCAGTGTTCTGTATCTCATGGTCCTGGAAGGATCTGGAACATCCCCAAAGTGTCTCCGTGGCATTCCAAAGccagcagggaatggagcaATGGAATTGCTGAGTAATTAATGGTGTTTGAGCTGCAAACACGGCTCTCAAAACCCCTCAGGTTTCTGAAGCATTTGGAGATATTTGATATTCTCTTCATTTCTGGTACCCATCTCCTTCTTCTCGTGCAGCTTCCATGGGTTTTCACAGGATTCACTTAACACCCACCAATTATCAAAAGGCTAATTAATCTGAACTCACCGAACCTAAAGACAGGGCTGACGGTGGGGATTATCCCTTCATCACCCACCACCTCGATGCCCTCAAGTCTGTCATGACACGGCCTCACGCCCGTTCTGTTCTCTGCGCGTGGGGAGTGGCAGTGCAAAGCCAGCAGAATTAAATCCCTCCACGCCAGGGTGGTGGGACCGGAGGCACGGAGGGCGTTTTGTCCCTGTAAGCACTTTGGGAAATGTATAAAAGCTGCCACCGCTCCACGTCTCCTCCACACACATCTCCATCCGCATCTCCTCAGTTATTCGCCTCGGTGAACAGGGTAAGTCTGATTTCAACTCTATCCTTCTCTATCCCTCTCTTTTCCCACCCAATTTATTGATGTTATGGATTGGCAGATTAAGAAACTGTGGGTCTCAGAAGGCTGTTCTAGagtaaaatgtgaattttcacCATGCCACTTGGAATGACCATTTCCCAGGCATTTTAGGTCCAATGCGTGaccataaaattttaaaatatctgagCGATCATTCCCACCTTGTGGCAATATTTGTTCCATAAGGGTAAATTTTCTGGTTTGGAAGCTGAGAGCTACTTGGAATAGGATATGAAACTATAAAAATTGCAGCTTTGTATCTGACACCTCTTAACTTCCAATAGATGCATGGCTAGATTTCAGCTGCTCTTAATAAATTTATAAAGAGATAAAACCAGATTTGTCACAGTGTAAGGAGTGTGGGATTCACCAGAGATGACACCAGAGGTTTTCATCTCTGTGGAACATCTCGGGGATCTTGACAGCAGACAGTCTGGAATGTGATTTTTGTGGCCAGATGAGGGTCAGATTTGGAAAGCAGTGAACTCCGGGCTCTCAAATTTTCCATGAGAAAGAACAGGCGGGTACAGGTGGAAGTTTCTGGAGCTGAAACCTTACTCCTGCTGTGCGTTTGCAGCCGCCCAGCAGAGAAGGATGTCCTACTCCAACGAGTGGTGTGGGATGAGCTGCCCGCAGCCCATCGCCGAGAGCTCCAACGAGCCGTGTGTGCAGCAGTGCCCCGAGTCCAGAGCCCTGATCCAGCCCCCGCCGGTGGTGGTGACCTTCCCGGGCCCCCTGCTCAgcacctgtccccaggagagCATCGTGGGATCGTCGGGCCCCGCCTGGCTGGGGCGTTCCTTCAGTTCCCGCAGCTCCTCGGGCTCTGGGGGCTCCTTTgggctgggaggtgctgggggttACGGGGGCCCGCTGGCCTTGGGGGGCTCCTCTGGCTCTGGGGGCTCCTTTGGGGCTGGAGGTTCTGGGGGCTCCTTTGGGTGGGGACCTTATGGAGGTTCCCAGGGCTATGGGGGCTcctttggggctgggggctcccgTGGTTATAGGGGCTCctttgggtctgggggctctgggggctctgggggcttcCCGGGCTATGGGGGCTCCCTTGGCTATGGGAGCTCCCAGGGCTATGGGGGCTCCTTTGGCCTGGGAAGCTGTGGGGGCTATGGGGGCTCCTTGGGGGGCTATGGGGGCTCTTTGGGGGGCTATGGGGGCTCCCAGGGGGGCTATGGGGGCTCCCTGGGGGGCTATGGGGGCTCTCTGGGGGGCTATGGGGGCTCTTTGGGGGGTTATGGGGGCTCCCAGGGGGGCTATGGGGGCTCCTTTGGCAATTGCGGCAGCTCCTACAGCTCCGGCTTCTCCTCGCGGGGCCTGGGCTATTCCCTGCCCGGCTcgcagggatggggcaggtcCCGCCGCGGGAGCTGTGGGGTTTTCTAAAGcccccctggcagtgccagccctggagcccaGCCCGGGCCTTGGGGACAGCGGGCAGGAGCCACGGGCAGCGGCAGCTGAGTGTGGCCAGCAGCCCCGGCTGTGTCCTGAGCCCTCCATTCCCTCCGGAATATCCTGACTCCTCCATTCCCTCCGGAATATCCTGATCCTTCCATCCCCCCGGCAATATCCTGATCCCTCCATTCCCCGGGAATGTCCTGATCCCTCCATCCCCCGGGATTCCCTGAGCCCCCCATCCCCTCTgtgccccctgagccccccatcCCCTGGCTGTATCCCGCTCCCACAACACGAGTCCTGCATCCCCCGCTGTCCCTGGGATCTCCTGGATTCCCTGCACTCGGCTGTCGCTCTTTTCTCTGACATTAAACCCCTTTTTGTGCTGCACAAAAGCCTCTCTGGTTCTCATTTGTCCTTTATATTTTCCTCTGGGGGGGATGTGCACTCCTGTGCAGGAAGGAAGTGCTTGGAGCTCCTCATTTGGCCAAGGCCCTTGGGTCATCCTGACGTGTGAAAAGAGGCCAAGAGATGCAGGAATAGATTGCAGGCGAGTTTATTGTGGGGAGCAGGGCGggaggggctggcagaggggcGCTGGGCAGGCCCCAGGCAGGCCGGGTGTCACGGGCTGCAGGAGGCCGGGGCAGCTTGTGGCGAGCTCAGCTTGTGCGGGCTGGGCTGAGGCGGGCGCGG of Poecile atricapillus isolate bPoeAtr1 chromosome 33, bPoeAtr1.hap1, whole genome shotgun sequence contains these proteins:
- the LOC131590268 gene encoding WAG22 antigen-like, with the protein product MEQILPQENRTGVRPCHDRLEGIEVVGDEGIIPTVSPVFRFAAQQRRMSYSNEWCGVSCPQPIAESSNEPCVQQCPESRALIQPPPVVVTFPGPLLSTCPQESIVGSSGPAWLGRSFSSRSSSGSGGSFGLGGAGGYGGPLALGGSSGSGGSFGAGGSGGSFGWGPYGGSQGYGGSFGAGGSRGYRGSFGSGGSGGSGGFPGYGGSLGYGSSQGYGGSLGYGGYGGSQGGYGGSFGNCGSSYSSGFSSRGLGYSLPGSQGWGRSRRGSCGVF
- the LOC131590269 gene encoding sericin-1-like is translated as MSYSNEWCGMSCPQPIAESSNEPCVQQCPESRALIQPPPVVVTFPGPLLSTCPQESIVGSSGPAWLGRSFSSRSSSGSGGSFGLGGAGGYGGPLALGGSSGSGGSFGAGGSGGSFGWGPYGGSQGYGGSFGAGGSRGYRGSFGSGGSGGSGGFPGYGGSLGYGSSQGYGGSLGYGGSQGGYGGSFGNCGSSYSSGFSSRGLGYSLPGSQGWGRSRRGSCGVF